One window of Microbacterium sp. 1S1 genomic DNA carries:
- a CDS encoding alcohol dehydrogenase catalytic domain-containing protein → MGTLLVRPPGHRRDVALRPAATAMVWIGEGHPYETIAVPGVALADRDVLVAVEMSTVCGSDVHTVQGRRAAPVPLVLGHESVGRVIAMGDDGAEAADGTPLRIGDRVVWSVTVSCGTCDRCRRGLGQKCRDLGKYGHDRVGAHGDLTGAFASHVQLRAGTTIARVPEALPAAVLAPASCATATAWAAVERAARDIDLDGAAVRIHGAGLVGICAAAIAAERGAVVEVLDPDADRRAFASRFGATVIEREPDVVIEASGHAVEEALGGVAVGGTVVLVGSVFPAPPLPLDAEDLVRRLITVAGVHNYGADDLAAAVAFLAGRGRAYPFSEAVGSVRALADIDAAFVEAAAPGAPLRVGLVPGR, encoded by the coding sequence GTGGGAACGCTGCTGGTCCGCCCGCCCGGTCACCGGAGGGACGTCGCCCTGCGCCCGGCCGCGACCGCGATGGTGTGGATCGGCGAGGGCCATCCGTACGAGACGATCGCCGTGCCCGGTGTCGCGCTCGCCGACCGGGACGTGCTGGTCGCGGTCGAGATGTCGACCGTCTGCGGCTCGGACGTGCACACCGTGCAGGGTCGTCGGGCGGCTCCGGTGCCGCTCGTCCTCGGACACGAGAGCGTCGGTCGGGTGATCGCGATGGGCGACGACGGCGCCGAGGCCGCGGACGGCACGCCGCTGCGGATCGGTGACCGCGTGGTGTGGTCCGTCACGGTCTCGTGCGGCACCTGCGACCGCTGTCGTCGCGGTCTCGGTCAGAAGTGCCGCGACCTCGGCAAGTACGGTCACGATCGCGTCGGCGCGCACGGCGACCTCACGGGAGCTTTCGCCAGTCATGTGCAGCTGCGCGCGGGGACGACCATCGCGCGGGTACCGGAGGCACTGCCCGCCGCGGTACTGGCGCCGGCATCCTGTGCCACCGCGACCGCCTGGGCCGCCGTCGAGCGGGCCGCGCGCGACATCGACCTCGACGGTGCTGCGGTGCGCATCCACGGTGCCGGACTGGTGGGCATCTGTGCCGCCGCGATCGCCGCGGAGCGTGGCGCCGTCGTCGAGGTGCTCGATCCCGACGCAGATCGCCGTGCCTTCGCATCCCGCTTCGGCGCCACGGTGATCGAGCGAGAACCCGATGTCGTGATCGAGGCGTCAGGGCACGCTGTGGAGGAGGCGCTCGGTGGCGTCGCCGTCGGCGGTACGGTCGTGCTCGTCGGGAGCGTCTTCCCCGCGCCCCCGCTGCCTCTGGACGCGGAAGACCTCGTCCGCCGGCTCATCACCGTCGCAGGCGTCCACAACTACGGCGCGGATGATCTCGCCGCGGCCGTCGCGTTTCTCGCGGGACGTGGTCGTGCCTACCCGTTCAGCGAGGCGGTCGGCTCCGTGCGGGCGCTCGCCGACATCGACGCCGCCTTCGTCGAGGCCGCCGCCCCGGGAGCGCCCCTCCGCGTCGGTCTCGTGCCGGGGCGCTGA
- a CDS encoding CinA family protein, producing MTAPNDTPDLDRLGELARTRGLRVSVAESLTSGRLANTIGAGEGASGWFAGGIVAYFTEVKERVLGLTPGTDPTSAACAEQLAVGARALFDADICVSTTGVGGPGPEGGHPAGTVYLGWATADDAGHRRLALTGDPDEILSASVDAAVRLLAFHAEGLHPAGPRRSGSD from the coding sequence ATGACCGCACCGAACGACACCCCCGACCTGGACCGCCTCGGCGAGCTCGCCCGCACCAGAGGCCTGCGCGTGAGCGTGGCGGAGTCGCTGACGTCCGGGCGGCTCGCCAACACGATCGGCGCGGGCGAGGGGGCATCGGGGTGGTTCGCCGGGGGCATCGTGGCCTACTTCACCGAGGTGAAGGAGCGTGTGCTGGGCCTGACGCCGGGGACCGACCCCACATCGGCGGCCTGCGCCGAGCAGCTTGCCGTGGGGGCACGCGCGCTCTTCGACGCGGACATCTGCGTCTCGACGACGGGCGTGGGCGGGCCGGGGCCCGAGGGCGGTCACCCGGCGGGAACGGTGTACCTCGGCTGGGCGACCGCTGACGACGCGGGGCACCGCCGACTCGCGCTGACCGGCGATCCGGACGAGATCCTGTCCGCGAGCGTCGATGCCGCGGTGCGGCTGCTCGCCTTCCACGCCGAGGGGCTGCACCCCGCGGGCCCTCGGCGCAGCGGCTCCGACTGA
- a CDS encoding DUF6766 family protein, translated as MTVNARIKDHALSLFFLALFLLALVGQSIAGFLRNNDELLDHGQPAIGFLDFVWSSDFAVDVAENWQSEFLQFFLFIAATIWFVQKGSPESKKPGDEGPGDDADQLVGTHARPDSPRWARAGGWRTAVFGNSLLIVMGAVFVLSWFAQSLAGTVVMNEENAMHGLAAITWGDYVTSSDFWDRTLQNWQSEFLAVGTMVAFAIYLRQRGSAESKPVGTPHHQSALESD; from the coding sequence ATGACCGTGAACGCGCGCATCAAGGATCACGCCCTCAGTCTCTTCTTCCTCGCGCTCTTCCTCCTGGCGCTGGTCGGTCAATCCATCGCCGGCTTCCTGCGAAACAACGACGAACTCCTCGACCACGGACAGCCGGCCATCGGCTTCCTCGACTTCGTCTGGTCGTCGGACTTCGCGGTCGACGTCGCGGAGAACTGGCAGTCGGAGTTCCTGCAGTTCTTCCTCTTCATCGCGGCGACGATCTGGTTCGTGCAGAAGGGGTCGCCGGAGTCGAAAAAACCCGGCGACGAAGGGCCGGGCGATGACGCCGATCAGCTCGTCGGCACGCACGCCCGCCCGGACTCCCCGCGGTGGGCCCGGGCGGGCGGCTGGCGGACCGCCGTGTTCGGCAATTCGCTTCTGATCGTGATGGGGGCGGTGTTCGTGCTGTCCTGGTTCGCGCAGTCGCTCGCCGGGACGGTCGTCATGAACGAGGAGAACGCGATGCACGGCCTCGCCGCGATCACCTGGGGCGACTACGTGACCAGCTCCGATTTCTGGGACCGCACGCTGCAGAACTGGCAGTCCGAGTTCCTCGCGGTCGGGACGATGGTCGCGTTCGCGATCTACCTCCGCCAGCGGGGTTCAGCGGAGTCGAAGCCCGTCGGCACCCCGCACCATCAGTCGGCCTTGGAATCCGACTGA
- a CDS encoding FHA domain-containing protein: MTERHIDDRPEEGYTPGTTHAERGAGNPRLRVRRDDERTEFALDMEEVRIGSAAGNELRLADTEPVHATVVHDDRDEYVVTLHADGEMNSNPDADATHPGERTETLRTGSRFTVGPWELVFAREEFADHGRPFGGRQGGEYSDQPLQEARPGYDADDERLSQADVNDERSQSDSKAD; the protein is encoded by the coding sequence ATGACTGAACGCCACATCGACGACCGTCCCGAGGAGGGCTACACGCCCGGCACCACCCACGCCGAGCGCGGTGCGGGCAACCCGCGACTGCGCGTGCGGCGCGACGACGAGCGCACGGAGTTCGCGCTCGACATGGAGGAGGTCCGCATCGGATCGGCCGCCGGGAACGAGCTGCGCCTCGCCGACACCGAGCCCGTCCACGCGACGGTGGTGCACGACGACCGCGACGAGTACGTGGTGACCCTGCACGCCGACGGCGAGATGAACTCCAACCCCGACGCCGACGCGACCCACCCCGGCGAGCGCACGGAGACGCTGCGTACCGGATCGCGTTTCACGGTCGGCCCGTGGGAGCTGGTCTTCGCCCGCGAGGAGTTCGCCGACCACGGCCGTCCCTTCGGTGGACGCCAGGGCGGCGAGTACTCCGACCAGCCGCTGCAGGAGGCGCGTCCGGGCTACGACGCCGACGACGAGCGGCTGTCGCAGGCCGACGTCAACGACGAGCGGTCTCAGTCGGATTCCAAGGCCGACTGA
- a CDS encoding ATP-dependent DNA ligase, which produces MGKFIYEGSVKTEIEDRALTHLQLVITAKLRRGEPFPFSWREDASVGGGRTTVWIQPGSSLVFKYFGSRQPAVNRAWVEALAFTANAPAGLYLVPEPAEGAEPPGHGDHPGAG; this is translated from the coding sequence ATGGGCAAGTTCATCTACGAAGGCAGCGTGAAGACCGAGATCGAGGATCGGGCGCTCACGCACCTGCAACTCGTCATCACGGCGAAGCTGCGTCGCGGCGAGCCGTTCCCGTTCAGCTGGCGTGAGGACGCCAGCGTCGGCGGCGGCAGGACCACCGTGTGGATCCAGCCGGGGAGCTCCCTCGTCTTCAAGTACTTCGGCAGCCGGCAGCCGGCCGTCAATCGTGCCTGGGTCGAGGCCCTCGCGTTCACGGCGAACGCCCCCGCCGGCCTGTACCTGGTGCCCGAGCCTGCCGAGGGGGCGGAGCCGCCCGGGCACGGAGATCACCCCGGAGCCGGCTGA